From the genome of Malus domestica chromosome 04, GDT2T_hap1, one region includes:
- the LOC103433023 gene encoding lysophospholipid acyltransferase 1-like yields MALEMESMAAGIGVSVSVLRFLLCFVATIPVSFIWRLVPSPPAKHLYAAASGALLSYLSFGFSSNLHFLVPMLLGYASMVFARNHCGIITFVLGFGYLIGCHVFYMSGDAWKEGGIDATGALMVLTLKVISCAINYNDGVLKEEGLRESQKKNRLIKLPSLIEYFGYCLCCGSHFAGPVYEIKDYLDWTEGKGIWSHSEKGPSPSPYGATIRALLQAAFCMALYLYLVPKFPLSRFTEPIYQEWGFWKRLSYQYMSGFTARWKYYFIWSISEASIILSGLGFSGWTESSPPKPRWDRAKNVDIIGVEFAKSSVQLPLVWNIQVSTWLRHYVYDRLVKPGKKPGFFQLLATQTVSAVWHGLYPGYIIFFVQSALMIAGSRVIYRWQQAVPPTMDVVKKILVFINFAYTVLVLNYSCVGFIVLSLRETLASYGSVHFIGTFLPVALILLSYVIKPPRPAKSKPRKEE; encoded by the exons ATGGCCCTGGAGATGGAATCCATGGCCGCCGGGATCGGCGTCTCGGTCTCGGTGCTCCGTTTCCTCCTCTGCTTCGTCGCCACCATCCCCGTCAGTTTCATCTGGCGACTCGTCCCCAGTCCACCCGCCAAGCACCTCTACGCCGCCGCTTCCGGCGCTCTCCTCTCTTACCTCTCCTTCGGATTCTCTTCCAACCTCCATTTCTTAGTCCCAATGCTCCTCGGCTATGCTTCCATGGTCTTCGCCCGAAACCATTGCGGAATCATTACCTTCGTACTGGGCTTCGGCTACCTCATCGGCTG CCATGTATTTTACATGAGTGGGGACGCATGGAAGGAAGGAGGAATTGATGCAACTG GGGCCTTAATGGTGTTAACACTGAAGGTCATCTCGTGTGCAATCAATTACAATGATGGGGTTTTGAAAGAGGAAGGTCTGCGTGAGTCTCAGAAGAAAAACCGGTTGATTAAGTTACCCTCCTTGATCGAGTACTTTGGCTACTGCCTCTGCTGTGGTAGTCACTTTGCTGGTCCAGTTTATGAAATAAAGGATTATCTTGACTGGACAGAAGGAAAAGGG ATATGGAGCCACTCAGAGAAAGGACCGTCTCCATCACCCTATGGAGCAACAATTCGAGCTCTTCTCCAAGCTGCATTCTGTATGGCCTTGTATTTATATTTGGTACCCAAATTTCCTTTGTCAAGATTTACTGAGCCCATATACCAAGAATGGGGGTTTTGGAAACGACTGAGCTACCAGTATATGTCTGGATTCACAGCAAGGTGGAAATATTATTTCATTTGGTCAATATCAGAGGCTTCTATCATTCTTTCTGGCCTCGGTTTCAGTGGCTGGACAGAGTCCTCACCACCAAAACCTCGATGGGATCGTGCAAAAAATGTTGATATTATAGGCGTTGAGTTTGCAAAGAGTTCAGTTCAGTTACCACTTGTTTGGAACATACAAGTCAGCACCTGGCTTCGCCATT ATGTTTATGATAGGCTTGTTAAACCTGGAAAGAAGCCTGGTTTCTTCCAGTTGCTGGCTACACAGACCGTCAGTGCTGTTTGGCAT GGCCTCTATCCTGGCTACATCATATTCTTTGTTCAGTCAGCGTTGATGATTGCTGGATCAAGAG TGATTTACCGATGGCAGCAAGCTGTACCTCCAACTATGGATGTTGTTAAGAAGATATTGGTGTTCATCAACTTTGCTTACACTGTCTTGGTTCTGAACTACTCCTGTGTTGGTTTCATT GTATTAAGCCTTCGTGAAACACTGGCCTCGTATGGAAGCGTGCATTTCATCGGAACCTTTCTTCCCGTAGCATTGATCCTACTGAGTTACGTAATAAAACCTCCAAGGCCTGCGAAATCAAAGCCCCGGAAGGAAGAGTGA